One Eulemur rufifrons isolate Redbay chromosome 12, OSU_ERuf_1, whole genome shotgun sequence genomic window carries:
- the ASAH1 gene encoding acid ceramidase isoform X2, producing MWGRGLRGAQVIPLEAFSGARRRGVGTGAMMGCSRLPLVLLAAAVACAVAQHAPPWTEDCRKSTYPPSGPTYRGPVPWYTINLDLPPYKRWHQLMADKAPQLKVLMNSMKNMVNAFVPSGKVMQIVDQKLPGLLGNLPGPFEEELKGIAAVTDIPLGEIISFNIFYEFFTMCTSIITEDKEGHLLHGRNMDFGVFLGWNTNNNTWVITEELKPLTVNLDFQRNNKTVFKASSFAGYVGMLTGFKPGLFSLTLNERFSINGGYLGVLEWIMGKKDAMWIGFITRSVLENSTSYEEAKNILTKTKILAPAYFILGGNQSGEGCVITRDRKESLDVYELDPKQGRWYVVETNYDRWKNPFFLDNRRTPAKTCLNRITPENISFATLYDVLSTKPVLNKLTVFTTLIDVAKGQYEAYLRDCPDPCIGW from the exons ATGTGGGGGCGCGGCCTGCGAGGGGCCCAGGTGATCCCTCTAGAGGCATTTTCGGGCGCCCGTCGGAGAGGCGTCGGCACTGGAGCGATGATGGGCTGCAGTCGCCTCCCTTTGGTCCTCCTGGCTGCGGCCGTCGCCTGTGCAGTGGCGCAACACGCGCCGCCG tggACAGAAGACTGCAGAAAATCAACCTATCCTCCTTCTGGACCAAC CTACAGGGGCCCAGTTCCGTGGTACACCATAAATCTTGATTTACCACCCTACAAAAGATGGCACCAGTTGATGGCTGACAAGGCACCACAG ctaaAGGTTTTAATGAATTCCATGAAGAACATGGTAAATGCATTTGTGCCAAGTGGAAAAGTTATGCAGATAGTGGATCAAAAGTTG CCTGGTCTACTTGGCAACCTTCCTGGCCCCTTTGAAGAGGAATTGAAGGGAATTGCAGCTGTTACTGATATACCTTTAG GCGagattatttcattcaatattttttatgaattttttaccATGTGTACTTCAATAATAACAGAAGATAAAGAAG GTCATCTGCTACATGGGAGAAACatggattttggagtatttcttGG GTGGAACACAAATAATAATACCTGGGTCATAACTGAGGAATTAAAACCTTTAACAGTGAATTTGGACTtccaaagaaacaataaaactgTCTTCAAGGCTTCAAGCTTTGCAGGCTATGTGGGCATGTTAACAGGATTCAAACCG GGACTGTTTAGTCTGACACTAAATGAACGCTTCAGTATAAATGGGGGTTATCTGG GTGTCCTAGAATGGATTATGGGAAAGAAAGATGCCATGTGGATAGGGTTTATCACTAGATCAGTTCTGGAAAATAGTACTAG TTATGAAGAAGCCAAGAATATATTGACCAAGACCAAGATACTGGCCCCAGCATACTTTATCCTGGGAGGCAACCAGTCTGGGGAAGGTTGTGTGATTACACGAGACAGGAAAGAATCTTTGGATGTATATGA ACTGGATCCTAAGCAGGGTCGATGGTATGTGGTAGAAACAAATTATGACCGTTGGAAAAACCCCTTCTTCCTTGACAATCGAAGGACACCTGCAAAGACGTGTCTAAACCGCATAACCCCAGAG aatATCTCATTTGCAACCCTGTATGATGTCCTGTCAACAAAACCTGTCCTCAACAag CTGACTGTATTCACAACGTTGATAGATGTTGCCAAAGGTCAATATGAAGCTTACCTGCGGGACTGCCCGGACCCTTGCATAGGTTGGTGA
- the ASAH1 gene encoding acid ceramidase isoform X1 translates to MWGRGLRGAQVIPLEAFSGARRRGVGTGAMMGCSRLPLVLLAAAVACAVAQHAPPVSELEAGAEWGVQLRAQWTEDCRKSTYPPSGPTYRGPVPWYTINLDLPPYKRWHQLMADKAPQLKVLMNSMKNMVNAFVPSGKVMQIVDQKLPGLLGNLPGPFEEELKGIAAVTDIPLGEIISFNIFYEFFTMCTSIITEDKEGHLLHGRNMDFGVFLGWNTNNNTWVITEELKPLTVNLDFQRNNKTVFKASSFAGYVGMLTGFKPGLFSLTLNERFSINGGYLGVLEWIMGKKDAMWIGFITRSVLENSTSYEEAKNILTKTKILAPAYFILGGNQSGEGCVITRDRKESLDVYELDPKQGRWYVVETNYDRWKNPFFLDNRRTPAKTCLNRITPENISFATLYDVLSTKPVLNKLTVFTTLIDVAKGQYEAYLRDCPDPCIGW, encoded by the exons ATGTGGGGGCGCGGCCTGCGAGGGGCCCAGGTGATCCCTCTAGAGGCATTTTCGGGCGCCCGTCGGAGAGGCGTCGGCACTGGAGCGATGATGGGCTGCAGTCGCCTCCCTTTGGTCCTCCTGGCTGCGGCCGTCGCCTGTGCAGTGGCGCAACACGCGCCGCCGGTGAGTGAGCTTGAGGCAGGCGCGGAGTGGGGCGTGCAG CTGCGGGCGCAG tggACAGAAGACTGCAGAAAATCAACCTATCCTCCTTCTGGACCAAC CTACAGGGGCCCAGTTCCGTGGTACACCATAAATCTTGATTTACCACCCTACAAAAGATGGCACCAGTTGATGGCTGACAAGGCACCACAG ctaaAGGTTTTAATGAATTCCATGAAGAACATGGTAAATGCATTTGTGCCAAGTGGAAAAGTTATGCAGATAGTGGATCAAAAGTTG CCTGGTCTACTTGGCAACCTTCCTGGCCCCTTTGAAGAGGAATTGAAGGGAATTGCAGCTGTTACTGATATACCTTTAG GCGagattatttcattcaatattttttatgaattttttaccATGTGTACTTCAATAATAACAGAAGATAAAGAAG GTCATCTGCTACATGGGAGAAACatggattttggagtatttcttGG GTGGAACACAAATAATAATACCTGGGTCATAACTGAGGAATTAAAACCTTTAACAGTGAATTTGGACTtccaaagaaacaataaaactgTCTTCAAGGCTTCAAGCTTTGCAGGCTATGTGGGCATGTTAACAGGATTCAAACCG GGACTGTTTAGTCTGACACTAAATGAACGCTTCAGTATAAATGGGGGTTATCTGG GTGTCCTAGAATGGATTATGGGAAAGAAAGATGCCATGTGGATAGGGTTTATCACTAGATCAGTTCTGGAAAATAGTACTAG TTATGAAGAAGCCAAGAATATATTGACCAAGACCAAGATACTGGCCCCAGCATACTTTATCCTGGGAGGCAACCAGTCTGGGGAAGGTTGTGTGATTACACGAGACAGGAAAGAATCTTTGGATGTATATGA ACTGGATCCTAAGCAGGGTCGATGGTATGTGGTAGAAACAAATTATGACCGTTGGAAAAACCCCTTCTTCCTTGACAATCGAAGGACACCTGCAAAGACGTGTCTAAACCGCATAACCCCAGAG aatATCTCATTTGCAACCCTGTATGATGTCCTGTCAACAAAACCTGTCCTCAACAag CTGACTGTATTCACAACGTTGATAGATGTTGCCAAAGGTCAATATGAAGCTTACCTGCGGGACTGCCCGGACCCTTGCATAGGTTGGTGA